In Eremothecium gossypii ATCC 10895 chromosome V, complete sequence, the genomic stretch AccatcacgtgatagaGGGTTGCTGGGAGGCCAGCCGCTTTCTACCTCCTGAGAGCTATGTACTAGAAGCAGCCCCAGTCTCTTTATTCGCATCGCGTACTTCTTTCAGCTCTGTATCTGGCACCACGCTCCAGTCAATCATGCGTTGCCCACGCGCCATGAGCCAATCATTAATCTTGCGGAAGTGAAAGTTGCCGAAGAAGCCGCGTGATGCAGACAGTGGAGACGGATGGACGGACCTCAGCACGAGAAAGTTAtccggcacgcgcccacCTAGCACACGGTCGACCAGCTTCGCGGCATGCGCGCCCCAGAGTAGGAACACAAGCGGTTGGCCCGTGCGGCGCCGGTCCTCaaccagcagctgcactACGCGGCTGGTGAACGGCTCCCAGCCCTTCTTGGAATGGGAATTCGCACAATGCGCCCGTACCGTCAGGCTCGTGTTGAGTAGCAGCACACCCTGTGTCGCCCAGCGCGTCAGATCGCCCAGCGCGTTGTCGGCGACAAAGTCGGTGTAGTTGATCTGCAGTTCCTTGTAGATGTTGCGCAGTGATGGTGGCGCCGGCGTCGGCGCGCGCACGCTGAATGCAAGCCCGTGCGCCTGGTTGTGGTTGTGGTACGGGTCCTGGCCGATGATCACGACGCGCACCTTCGAGAACGGCGTTAGCCGCGTCCACTGGTATATGTCCTCGGCTGGCGGAAAGACCGTGTGCCGCGTCTGTTCCTCCAGTACGAAACGCTTCAATTGCAGAAAGTAATGCTTTGTGAACTCGGGCTGCAGGATCCGCTGCCACGACGCATCGATCGTCTCAAgctccagcgccagcaggCGTCGCTGCTCCTCGGGAAAATTCTCCTTGGCCCGTTCATCCGCGCACGCCTTAGCAACCCCGCCCTCTGCGGCCTCCATTCGCTCTgcagcggccgctgccgcaCCGCCTGCCGTTGGCGCCTGTTTGCGTGGCTGTCCCACATCAGCTGCCTTACCCTTCGTTGCGCTAAAGAAGTCAGTCACGCATCGCTGCTTCTTATCACGAGGAACCCCAACTGCCGCTGTTTCACTGAGTTTCCGTTTACTGGCAGCCACCATTCCGCGACTAAACCACCCTGATGCTGCCCACACTTTTGCCGGTTGTTTGTGTTTAAGATTCAGCTCAACGGATCGCTATAGTTTAAATTTCACTGCGTTTCCGAAAGTATCCCTACAACATGATTCATAAGAACACCTAGAGGTTGATAGGAAGGCTACTAGGTTCAGAGATACCGTGAGGGATAGCGATAAAAATTAGAGAAACGGGTTGGTTGAGGCATCGCCAGTGGTATTGGAAATTTATGACTAGTAGCAGATCATCAGACCAATCCGACGCCGCGTCGTTTGGAAACAAGGGCACACACCGAGGAAGCAGCGCAGATAAGCCTGGCGAGTTTGCAGAAGCGGCAGCGGGGACGATAGAAAAGCGGCCAGGGACCTCGTGGAAGATATGGTACCAGAACCGACGGCCATCGATGAacaccagcagcgcgcggaaTCTCAGCGCGAAGCTGGAGAAGCCTAGCGAGACCGCGGCAGCGCAGTCGGCTACGGGTACGGCTTCGATGACTGCGACGGCGATGTCGtggtggcggcggggcTCCTTCACCTCTCTGAAGGGCATGAGCCGGCGCTGCTCGGACGCCAGCAACGGGACGGGGGGTGAGGTGGTCGCGGAGCAGGTGGTCGCGGAGCAGCCGACGCCGCTGTCGCCGGCGGAGGCGCGAGACACCAAGGTGAGGAAGCGGGCGTGGCCGCTGTGGGCGAAGAGCAGCACCGCTGCGACCGTGGATGACGAGACGGCGCAGCAGCATACGAGTCGGCTGCGTAAGCCGGTGATCAACGAACTGATCGTCGCGAGCCGGGACGCGCTTCTGTTCCTGCCAAAAACAGCCAAGGAGGGGGCGCCGCAGGCGGCCGGCAAGGAGGAGAGCGCGGGCCAATCGCACCTTCTGGTGCCGTCGTTTGACATCTTGCCGAAGTATACGACGCTGTCGTATCTGTACTCCTCTTTGGGTAGCATAGGTTACCGATTGAACCTGCTGTCGGAGAGCCGCGTGCAGCACCAGACGCTGTACCGACGGGGCCCGGACATGATGCTGAACTACCTGTCTGCGCATAAAACGCGCCCGGTCAAGGTGCTCCTGGTGGGAGTGCACGGTTTCTTCCCCATGAAAGTGATCAGGCCGCTGATCGGCGAGCCGACCGGCACGTCGACCAAGTTTATCACAGAGGCAGAGAAGACCGTGTTGCAGTGGTTTCGGGATCGGCAGACGCCTGTGGACGTAAGCAAGATCGCTCTCGAAAAGGAGGGAAAGGTCTTCGAGCGGGTCGACTTCTTCTTCGAAGTGATGAAGAAGTGGGCGAATGAGATCAACGAAGCCGACTTTGTCTACTTCGTTGCGCACTCGCAGGGCTGTCCGGTGACGATTATTCTGCTAGCTAAGTTACTGGAGGCAGGCGTTATACAGTTGCATTCTGTCTATGTTGACCGGGAAATGACCAACGAGCTCGCCGAGGAGCGCAGGAGAAAGGTGGTCAGCGTGTTGGCCATGGCTGGTATTAACAACGGCCCCTTCTATGGGGTGGACCAAACGTTCTTGGTCAAGGCATACTCGACAATCGAAAACGACTCTCTGCAGGAGCTCTTCCAATTTCAGGACTTTAACACCGTGCAGTCCAAGAAGTACATCCAGTCCCTCAGGCTCATCATCGCAAGCAACGTCAAGATCACGTACGTCGGGTCGATCAACGACCAGTTGGTGCCACTGTACTCCTCGACTTGCTTGTTTGCACATCATCCAAACATCTTCAGGGCAACCTTTATAGACAAGGACTCTAAGACGCCAGCATTTATTACTCGCATAGTTAAAATTGCGCACCACCTGATTAACATGGGCTACGATGACCACAATATCGTTAAGGAAATCAGTGCGTCGTTAGCCGGGACTCTCACCGGTGGTGGGCACTCAAAAGTTTACAACGAACACCAGGTTTACGAGCTCGGCATCAAATTTGCATTGGAGACCACCGACCTCCCCGTCGACGTGCCCGTCATCTACAAGCCGTATCAGGTCAACCAGCTGGGCTCCAACCCCTACCACCTGCCCTGGTGCATGCGCGGCCTGCTTTACGAGACCGGGGCCCACCTGGACAAGGAGGAGATCATCATGCTGTTCAAGGAGTTCGACGAGTGGGAGCCGGACTCCAAGCAGCTCAAAGACGTCAAGTACAGGCTCAGCGGGCTCAAGTCAAAGCTCTAGACAGGGCGCGCCCAACCGGGCACCTAAATAACACCCTAATTATATGTTCATCGCGTGCTCTTCAGCCGCCCCCCCGCACCCTCATCCCCCTCGTCCACAGCCTTCTCCACCGGCTGTCGCCGTAGCTTCCGCTTCTTTCTGTGTGGCTGCCCGTCACTGCCTCCCACGTCGCGTTCCCCGGTGCACCGCAGCGCCCGTCCCACCTCCCGCGCCCTCACACCTGCCCCCGCCACCGCCTCAACGCCCAGCACGGCCTCCGTGTCCTCATCCGCCCCGTCGAAGATCGTCTCGTTACCAGCGTCCAGCGCCAGCCGCAggcccgcccgcgcgccggccccgccgccgctcgcccgccgtccgccgcgccgcagcggcgACAGAAGGTGGAACCCAGCCCcgccctcctcctgcgCGGCCCCCCCGTCGTCCGCCCGCGCTCCGCCCGCGTTCGCCGAGCCTGTAGCGCGCGCCACTTGCTTCTTCGCAGTCTCCAGCTTCGATTCCAGCACCGCCCGCTGCGTTTTATTGAGCTCACGCAGCTTCTCTATCTCCTGGCGCTGCTTGACCGAATCGCTGACCAATTGTTCTATTTGCTTCTTCAGGCTAATGGTTTCTTCGGTCGCGACTGAACCCGACTGTTGGCCGCTTTTCGTTTTATTCGGGCCCAATCCGCTGATAAACTCGATGTAGATCTCCTCGCATCTGATAACCGATTCGTAGTAATCTGCAAGAAGTTGCAGGGCAGTGGACATTATATGCCAAGGCTGTGGCGCAAATTAGATGTGTTGTTTTAGATACGTGGTGCATATAACTAGGCCCGTTTTTGGGAAAAGCGTTACTTACCATCTTAATATCGCAACGGATTAGATAGAAATCAACAACGGTCGAGAACGTTACCTCAAGCAATTACTCAAAGGCAGTTTTGCAATGGTTCTTGGGTGGCGACCTATGATGCGTGGCGTGATGCTGGTCCTCGTGACGCTGCTAGTTCAGTCGGTTATGGGTGCGGTTAGCTGGGAAGagctgcagccgctgcgGGAGGCCAACGGGCTTATCAGGGTGACAGACGACAACTACGAGTGGGTGTCGAAGGGGGCGCGGGAGTTTTACTCGATGGTGCTGGTGACGTCGTCTGTGCCGAACTCGAAGGGTGCGGCGTGCGAGCTGTGCGCGGCGGTGCAGCCGACGTTCGAGAAGGTGGTGGGGTCGTTCCATGGCTCTGTCCAGGCGGACGACCAGCGGCTGTATCAGTTCTTCCTGCTGGACGTGAACCTGAACCCGAAGTTTGTGAAGGAGATGCGGCTGCGCTCGCTGCCGCACTTCTTCGTGTATCCGCCCAGCCCGGAAGACGAGTCGTTTGCGTGGGCGCGGAACCCGCTGTACCAGTACGAGATGACGCCGGACGGCGCGAAGGACGCGATAAAGCTTGCGGACTTCGCGGCGAAGCTGGTGAACATCCATGTCAAGGTGCCGGAGGACTTCAACGCCTCGTCCTTTTTCAGCTCCTTCGTAGGGTTCACGGTGGTGTTCGTGGCGCTGAAGAGGTTTGTGCGCGCACAGATATCGCACAAGGGTAGGTATTCCGGATGTCTtctggcgctgctggtcATCATGGTGTCCATCACGGGCTTGAAGTTCACCCAGATCAACCAGATTCCGTTCCTAGCGAAAAATGACAAGGGGGCCATAATGTTCTTCGCTGGATCGATGGGGTGGCAGTTCGGGATCGAGATCATCTCGGTCTCGGTGATGTACCTGCTGATGGCCACTTGCGTGCTAATGCTTATATGGCTTGGGCGGGGTCTAGCAAAGGCACAGAAACGTGCGCGCATTGTTCTGACTGTTATGATAAACGTGAGCCTGTTCTACGCGTTCTCTTATTTCCTCTCATGTTACAAGGTCAAGCTACCTGATTACCCGTATGCTATCTGAACTTTCTCCCGTGCCGGGCGTAGACAGCGCTTGCGGAGTTTTCTAAATATCACTATGTTAATTCGTAAACATGATTTATAGATATCATAGAATCAGAGTTTGGAATGAGATGGCCTGGTTGTACGGCCATCGATTTTAAGCGCCCTGGGTGCAGAGAGCAGGGTCTCTTTCGGACGCAGTGGTTTCTGCGTTGGAATGGTTGTTGATGACGAGGAACGACCCACATATCAGAATTGCGCCTAAAATGTATGCAAAGGACATGCTCCTATCTTTTAAAAGGAAATCGCCGAGCATTGCCAGGGGGATGGTGGCGCTGAGGCCCATGGTCACGGTAAGGGGGGAAGTCAGCAGCACAGCCTTGGCCCAGCAGTAGTCGCTGATGAACGTAGTGAGGCAGTTTACCAGCACAATGAACAAGATGCGCCCGTTAGGCGGGAGCCTGAATTCCTCCCAACCTGTTGCATGCAGAAGGACAATCGCTGGCCAGAGGAATACGAGCGTGAACAGGCCCACGAATCCGAAGAAGACCTGCATATTGATCCGGGACTCGTCCCGGACACGCCACTTTAGCAGTGTAAGATAAATTCCGTAACACAGGGCGCCTGCAAGCGCCAGGATGTTCCCAATGAGTACCGAGATTGCAGATGATGCCTCCAGCGAGGCACCTACAGTCGGCGCAGCTCCCCCGGTGTCAGATTTGGTGACAAGCACAATCCCCAGGGATGACACTACAGAACCGAGGACCTTCAGGACACTTGCAGATTCGGTTTTCATCAGGACCCCCAAAAGGAGCGTGAAGAAGGACGACGTGGAGGACAGGATTGTCGCAGAGCCAACCGAAGTAAAGCCTAGAGACGCGTTCGTCACAAAGTTCGCCACAAACCACAGCACGCAGAAGACCGCGCTCAGCTTCGCAGTAGCCCATAGCGAAATTTGCACAGGCTTGCCGCTCAGGTCGCTGCAGCCCCGCTGCCGGGCGTCGTCCCCCAACAGCAACAGCGTCTgctcgccgccgtcgcTGAGCAGCGCGCTCTCCTGTGCATCCTTGCCTTCCTCTCTGACGGTCACGAACGAATCGAGCTCCCATACgccgctccgccgccgccgccaaAGCAGCTGCACCGTCGGAGCCACTAGGTACAGACTCAGCGCGGCGGTGTTTACGTATGTGATCAAAAAGGGCTTCCGATACGTCGCATCTTCAAATAACAGATTCACCAAAAATGACGACAGTACCCACAACAACACCACGATACCCAACAGAACCAGACCTAACGCCCATCGCTCCGCGCGGCGTTTCGCGTATACCCTTCTACTTCCGCTCGACAGCCCCGATAGGGACCTCTGCTCCATATTTTCGACTGGCTGGGCTTCAGGAACGAACGGCAACGTAGAGGCCTTGGGCTCCCAACGTGACTGGCTCGCTAGTCCGTCAAGATGGTCGCCCCTCATCTGTGCTGTTCGACACATTTATTAGATGATAGAGTACTCGTTTCTTTTTTAAAATCTGACGCCACAGCTGGCACGTGACCACGGGGTACTGTCACGTGAATATTGTGAAAAAGAAAAGTTGAGAGAAACGAGTGGCGAATTGCAACAACAAACAACGAAGCTCATACGTTAAGAATCGAGTTACGCGAGCTAAACACTGGCTATTCGTTTGTGTTTGACTGATTGGAGCGGATTCATTGACGTTACTTTGATATGGGTATGTTACATTGAGTGTGCTAGGCCGTCGCTgtgcgcagcgcgggcggtGGGCCCAGTCGGGCGCAATGCCGAGTGTTGATTCTTTCGGCCATTGACTGTTTCGGCGTGGCGAAAGGTGGGAGCCGGTAGTGCGGCTGGCCATTGCGGCCACTGAGGCGTTCTGGGAAAACGTAGATCTTACTTTTAAGATACTAACTAGTTTCCCTTGTTTATCAGCAAGCAACAATGCGGCAAAAAAGAAGATGTCCTTGGAAGAATTCCTGGATGACAGCTCGTTAAACGACTCTGCGTGGAACGAAAACGAGATAGATCTGAGTGCGATCAGCACGACGCTCAGTAACACGACGTCGCTGGATCTGCTGAAATCGGCGGCAAAGGGGCATGGCGGGCACGGCGGGGGCGACTATGGCGGTGGGTTCTCCAACGGGAGCCACTTCCACGGGTCTGGAAGGCAGTACGATCCGCCTTATATCATCAAGTTCTCCAACCTACAGAAGAGTTTTTCCAATCACGATATCGAAGATCTGTTCCGGACGAAGTTTACGCGTTTTGTCAAGTTCAAGATGTTCTGGGAGCTGAATAGGAGCCCGCCGTTGGACAGCGACTCGCTTTTTGACAAATGCTTCACCAAGAACTCGAAAGTCGCCTTCGTGGAGGTCTACTCATTTAGGGATATGGATAAGATAATGTCCCAATGGAGGGAACCGTTGATGGAGCTTCACGCTATTAAGGTAGAGCCTGCAGAATTCTCCGACTTCCAAAACTATGTGAACAAGGACAAGGCGCTACCCAGTGGCTCCCCAGACGCAGGTAAGCTTTCCTCCACAGGCCCTGGGGGCAACCCCAAGCATGCGGCACAGCCCGCAAAACCGAAGGTCAACCCTTTTGGGGATGCCAAGCCCGTAGATACTCAGACAAAGATTCTAAAGATCGAGGAGACGGTTCAGAAGTTTCATATTGAAGATACAACAGCGCTCAGGAAACTCTCCTTTGGCGACTCTTCTCCCGAAGGGAAGAAAGTTACCCTACTGAAGAGAGAGGGCCATTCGAAAGGCGACTCTCACGCCATAGACGACGAGGAGATTGAGGAACCGGCGCCTAAGGCGCGTACTTCTAACGCCACTGCGAGTGCAGCGAAACCAGAAGCTAGTAAACCGAGGTTGACCTATTCCGAAGTTTTACAAAAGGCTGCCAAGGAGAGGGATGATGCAGCCGCAGCTAGTATTGCATCAATAAAGCAGTCTTCCCCTCTGATAAGTCCTGCGGCTCTAGATGCCACTGGCGCGCTAGCCCCAAGATCGGCCAGTGACCAGTCCAAGAGACATGGCGACAATAAAGATGAGTTTAACGATACACAGTCGTCTAGATTTGTTTTTAAAGATGGTGCTGATCCACATAGGGGATCGTTCCGTGGCTCAGGTAGAGGTAACTTCAGAGGAGGCAGGGGAGGCGGCACAATGCGTAAATCCGCCTCGCGCAGTGGCCACCGGGGCAACCATGAGGGCAGAGGCGGTCACCATTCACACTCTAGGGACTCTGGTTTTGAAAATGGGACAGATGGGAACTCGAAGTCTTATGAACGCCATGATGGGGATGGCGGCAATTCGACAGGAAGACATTATGGCAACGATCGTCGCCACAATGATGGTCACCGCGGCCAAAACGTGTATTCATTATTCCGTCCAGCGGCTGGCTTCTTGGGTGATAGTGGAAACACTGGTAACGGTGGCGCCAGAGATAATAATCGGGGCGGCAGGGGCGGTCGTGGCCGTGGCCGTGGCCGTGGCGCTCACTGACCTAGTGTTTTGTACTCCAATTGATTTTAATGTGCATTCAGATTCAATTCTATCCTTTCGGAAGAACCGCGTCCACCAGCCCTTTGTATGCTCCTCAGTTGACCATTTATAATCTTTAGTATCTATCAGTTTCTGTTTTTATCTACAACTGTATAATAATTTCATCTTAACACTTCCTGGAATCCCTGCTTTGTTGTAGTTCGCAGTCAATCGCTCTTGTGTCGTGCTTTTCCGTAAAGTAATCGTGATACTTCTGTTATAGGGAGATCGTAAACGCCACTAGTTTCAGTATGTGCATAGCTTGTCAGGAATTCGGCGTGCGATTCACACATAACAACGGATGCCTTGGAGTCCGTTATCGTCCGCAGATCGTCCAACCGCACAGTAAGTACGCTTTGGTTAAAAATCGGCAGCCCAATGTACACGAACAACATGTCCATCAAGATCATACACTGGATGCATATTATCCAATAGCGCTGCGGAAAGAGCTCCACCAGTTCATCTAGGAATAGGCTGATGCTTTCAGTGGTTGTTTGTGGCTCTGCTAGCCTCTTTTCTGGATCGAGGAGCGGGTATGGCAGCAATGTCCACAAAATTATAAGTATCAGGACACATGTTATGCCAACGCTTTGAACGAACCCGGAATACTTCCTTTTGTCCTGTTTCATGCTGATGTTGTGGTTTGTTCACCAGTATATGTGATGTATACAGTGTTGCACTGTTTCTATCAGAGTTCGGATGTCAAATTTCGCTTCGAAACTACTTACAATATTTAATGTACGACAATTAATTGCAGACTAATGTACAGAATGACTATGGTGAGGGAAATGATTGGAAAGACTCGCACGACTATTGTGATTATTTGGCAACGTATCGAAGGCACGGAAGTGAACTAAAAATGTCAATTATTAACATGACCTAAGTAGATGAGAGATCCTATCCAATACTACCATATGCGGACTCAAATTTGGAATACCTGTTTGCCACGCAATATGCACCGTCAAATTAATTAGTTTCCTGAAGGTTCTGCTGTTGTTTATTAGCTAGTTTACGTTCTTGTCTGCCCTTCTTCATCACCTGTTTCAACGCAGCGCTGTCCAAGGGATCCAACAATTCGAAGCTACAGAGTAAACCCTCGCTAACACTCATTACGGCACCCCAGTTATCAAATTCTCCGCAGTAGTTCGGAGCACTGAAGACCGTTACCAAACTTCGATCATTAAAAAATTCGTACCCATCTTCCACAACCATGTGAGCCCTGCATACTAGGTCAAAACCGAACTTATTCAAAAACTTGTTGATAGCAACCTTGTTATAACAGTAGCTCACGCCACGTTCATTGTCCTCCCATTCGTTTGGAGAATCAGTCGGATCGGACCATAGCAGGTCGTTAATCAAGCCAAAATCTGGCACATCAGTTGGTCGGCTCACATGCCTAATCTCATCCATAGAATTCAACACGGGCGATAGTCCCCCATGGACACAGAAAATCTTTCCCGCCACAATTGCAGCTAGAGGTAGCGTGTTAAATGTATCAATAAGCAATTTCCATGTTTTGATATTACAACGACGCTTGCATTCATCGTAAAACCCATATACCCTGGTGACATTAGCACATTCGTGGTTTCCCCTCAAGAGAAAAAAGTTTTCTGGGTATTTAATTTTATAACAGAGTAGTAGTAGAATAGTTTCTAGAGATTGCTTGCCACGGTCAACATAGTCCCCTAGAAAAAGATAGTTAGATGAAGGAGGGAAGCCACATTTGGTAAATAACCGTAATAAATCTGCATATTGGCCATGCACATCACCCACTATTTTTACAGGGGGAGAAAGCTCCAAGAGAGATGGCTGTGATAAGAAGATCTCACGGGCCAAATGGCATATTTGGGCAATCTCTGAATTTTTCAAACACACATTTCTAGTACGTTTTCCTAGGTAACCAGCATCCAATAACTTTTGTATCATCTCATCAATATCAAGTGGTTTGATCGACTTTTTCTTTTTCGGCATTGTTCCATCATTCGTAGACATTATCTCCTCAGGATCCTGTGGTATATCGTGGCCATAAACATCGCCTGCGCCAGAATCCACACCATGATCATGTTCTTGTCCCTTTTCCAAAATTGCGCCGTCGAGAACGTCTTTCGATCCCCCGTAGACGGTGTCTGCCCCGCAGAAGTAGTCCATGCCATCATCCTTCCGGACTGCTGGAGAGGCCATCGGCGTAGAGTAGACCGAATTTCCGCCCCCAATTGCACTCAGGGAAGATTTCCTACTATGAGAACTCGAATGCGAGGAGGTACGACTCAGCGTTGTGGGCACTGAAGGGAGCTCCAAATGCTGCTGGCTGCTGCCGGACCTCCTTCTCTGGCTCGAGccgctgctcctcctccttgaCTCTCTCCGTGACCTATGTGAATGGGAATCATCATTGCTTTCTACCCCATAGTTAGCGTCCATGTCATCATCAGTCAGCGAATTTTCATTATAAGAGGTGTTCATATGGTTAGAGGAGGAAAAATGTCGCAATATTGGAGACTTCGGCTCCATCTGTACCATTGAGGGAGGGAGATCGCCTGTTCCATTGCTAAAACTCGCAGCGCGGGGAGCCCGCAGCTGGTCGGGCGACACCCGCTGTTCCTGCTGCGCCTCGTTTATGTGTTGGTGCGGCGTGAAACTATGTTGTGAATTGGACCGCGACAGGGCAGGAATATTGCCATGAGAGTTGCTATTCTTCCTGGAAGAGCCCTCTGGCAACGCAATGACATTTGCATCGCTGGATGCTGTCTTGGGCGTCCCGGGCACCGAACCTGACTGCGACTTTCGTGAGCGTGTGGATCTAACAGATCTAGAGCTCTTCACAGACTGACTAGTGTCTGTGCGCGTAAATTGGGGCAGCTCATCATCCGCAGAATTGCTGGTGCTCCCAGacctcttcttcttcgacGTTGACAGCTGACGCGATGGTGCGTTCCCCATGGCTCCTCAGCACGTACCCCTCCGAGAAGACCTGGATTTGTAAGCCTGTTACGTAGGATCCGCAGTGCAAGCCCCTCAGCCCAAGCCACGCGACAACCCCGAATCCGTGTatgccgcagctgccgctccGACTTGCCGCTAGAATGCCCTCCGCCGTCGTATATCGCAGAGCACTACCTGCTCGCCCGTTATAACACCCGGCGatcctgctgctgctccttctGGCACCTGTACTCGCTGCTCACAGATACTCTCGGGCTTCGAACTCTTGTCCCGCCACTCGTTCCACTACCGTGTTTCTCGCCGTCTCTTGTGGTCTCCGTAGCGAATATAGTCGCTTCGAGCACCCTGGTTGTTCCGAGGTTCAGACGCTAGTTACACAGGCAAAAATGGACCCAACGTCGACTGGAAGATGATAGTAGCACTTCCAGATAACTATACGGCTTCTGTCACTCTGTTGTACCGGTGTACTCAATATTGAAAACTTGTGGGACGTTCTACGCCCCCCATCCCCTCCCCTCAGGGCCCGCCCGGGTAACGAGGCGCGTCCGGTTCCGTGTCACGTGCAAAACCCTCGTAGGAAAAGATTCATCATCTCAATGTCTGACACCATAACGACAGCGATGAGGTAAGTACTGTGACAGCTGCTAGTTGTGCATGCCTGTCAAGTTAAGTCTTCTATATATAGTTATAAGTATAAAAATTTACGGCTTTAGCTCGCTTAAAAGTGTTAAACATACGCTTAAGGTATCTTGATGCATCGCTCTAAGTTGGGGACCAGAGTTTTTATCAGAGAAGGCCCTAATTGATATAGGCCAAGGGAGTTCGGGTACCCACATCGTGTTCGGGATCTGTTGCCTTCCACAAGTTTGTACAATTGCATTTTACGCGACGACCTAGCTAGACTCCGATGGTGAACTAACTCTGTACTTTCTCATTATGCTGCTTGGTATAGCAGGGTCTGCATACGCTTATCAACCTGGTCGTACTCAGCTTGACAGAGCGCGTCTAAGAATTGGTTGGATTTTTGGTTTGTTATACCAAGCATCTGGTCATGCATTACAGCTCTATTAATTACATCTTGAGTGAGCACCAGAAACTTGTCCTGATAAGATGCTAGTGTTGATAAATGGAAAGCGTCTGCAAGCATGGAGATGCTCGCGTTGAAGATTTCACGTTCCAGCTTGCATTCCAAGTAGTCTAATGGATTCTTTCGGTTGAACCGACCTCCATGATTCGATCAGGTCCTTCACGTTCATAAAGTATTAGCAGCGAGGACTTGAATTCGTCTCGTGTATTAGTCGCGAACCACGTTATCAATTTGTCGTACTGGCGCAATAAGGCATTTTGTCTTTTTTAGACAGATCAGTCAGGACTACACCAGCTCTGACAAGGGCTGTCTCGTTGACTAGTAATAAATAGGCAAAAGAAGTATAGAGCGGTGTAAGAACGCATTATGTTGTAAGTCCAAAAAATGTGATAAATTCCTTCAAAGATATTGTAGACTGGAAGATAAGAACTCCGAAACTAGGGAATGAGCAACTCTTTGAAAAAGGAGTATTCTCTCATGATGGTATATGCTTTATAAATTACGATCACGTGAAAGAATTTTGAGATTTCCCGTTAGATTGCGCACGTGACCTGAAGATGCGTGCCTGCCACAGCGCCGGTCGTAACTGCCGTGCGTCTGCGACCAGTCACGTGGCACGAGAGCCGGCCAACCGCTAGACGTGAACcgcgggcagcggcgccaTTGGTGGAATGCGGATGTCGCGGCCTCATTTTGCGGAGCGGTTGCGGCGGCACGCGGTTCTCCGCGAAAAGCGGACTCTCTGTCATAAGAAAAGCAGGCCACAAgacagcagcagctacGCTCATGGGACAGCCGATGACAGTCATTTGCACAGGCGAGTTGCTACCCTTCATCACTTCGGCGCCTGGGAAGGTGATCATCTTTGGCGAGCACTCGGCGGTGTACAACAAGCCTGCGATTGCTGCCAGCGTGTCGTCGTTGCGGACGTATCTCTTTGTGGAGGCGGATGCAGAGAGCGATGCAGTGCGAATGGAGTTCCCAGATATCGGGTTCCAGTACAGTTGGAAGCACGAGGCGTTGACGGCGGTGCCGCGGGAGGCGGTGGTACGGGCCTTCTGCTCGCGCGAGCTGGACGCGGAGGTACTAGCGCACGTTGACAG encodes the following:
- a CDS encoding DMT family transporter (Syntenic homolog of Saccharomyces cerevisiae YML018C and YDR438W (THI74)), with translation MCRTAQMRGDHLDGLASQSRWEPKASTLPFVPEAQPVENMEQRSLSGLSSGSRRVYAKRRAERWALGLVLLGIVVLLWVLSSFLVNLLFEDATYRKPFLITYVNTAALSLYLVAPTVQLLWRRRRSGVWELDSFVTVREEGKDAQESALLSDGGEQTLLLLGDDARQRGCSDLSGKPVQISLWATAKLSAVFCVLWFVANFVTNASLGFTSVGSATILSSTSSFFTLLLGVLMKTESASVLKVLGSVVSSLGIVLVTKSDTGGAAPTVGASLEASSAISVLIGNILALAGALCYGIYLTLLKWRVRDESRINMQVFFGFVGLFTLVFLWPAIVLLHATGWEEFRLPPNGRILFIVLVNCLTTFISDYCWAKAVLLTSPLTVTMGLSATIPLAMLGDFLLKDRSMSFAYILGAILICGSFLVINNHSNAETTASERDPALCTQGA
- the PSP2 gene encoding Psp2p (Syntenic homolog of Saccharomyces cerevisiae YML017W (PSP2); 1-intron), with protein sequence MASNNAAKKKMSLEEFLDDSSLNDSAWNENEIDLSAISTTLSNTTSLDLLKSAAKGHGGHGGGDYGGGFSNGSHFHGSGRQYDPPYIIKFSNLQKSFSNHDIEDLFRTKFTRFVKFKMFWELNRSPPLDSDSLFDKCFTKNSKVAFVEVYSFRDMDKIMSQWREPLMELHAIKVEPAEFSDFQNYVNKDKALPSGSPDAGKLSSTGPGGNPKHAAQPAKPKVNPFGDAKPVDTQTKILKIEETVQKFHIEDTTALRKLSFGDSSPEGKKVTLLKREGHSKGDSHAIDDEEIEEPAPKARTSNATASAAKPEASKPRLTYSEVLQKAAKERDDAAAASIASIKQSSPLISPAALDATGALAPRSASDQSKRHGDNKDEFNDTQSSRFVFKDGADPHRGSFRGSGRGNFRGGRGGGTMRKSASRSGHRGNHEGRGGHHSHSRDSGFENGTDGNSKSYERHDGDGGNSTGRHYGNDRRHNDGHRGQNVYSLFRPAAGFLGDSGNTGNGGARDNNRGGRGGRGRGRGRGAH
- the GPI19 gene encoding phosphatidylinositol N-acetylglucosaminyltransferase GPI19 (Syntenic homolog of Saccharomyces cerevisiae YDR437W (GPI19)): MKQDKRKYSGFVQSVGITCVLILIILWTLLPYPLLDPEKRLAEPQTTTESISLFLDELVELFPQRYWIICIQCMILMDMLFVYIGLPIFNQSVLTVRLDDLRTITDSKASVVMCESHAEFLTSYAHTETSGVYDLPITEVSRLLYGKARHKSD